The following nucleotide sequence is from Triticum dicoccoides isolate Atlit2015 ecotype Zavitan chromosome 7B, WEW_v2.0, whole genome shotgun sequence.
CCTCCCCACCCCGGACACTCGCCGCTACGTCCCTCCGCACGCGGCCTCCACTAGGGCTGCGGCCCCGGCTCCGGCTCATGGTGGTGGCACCTCCCGCGGCCGTCCtaggcctgccaagaagaagaagcgccgGGGTGTCCGCCTCACTCCGGCCGTGCCACCCCCCGCGGGTCCGGGAGCCTCCTCCGCTCCGGGCCCCGTCTCCGATCTCCCTCGCCCCCCATGCTTCAACTGTGGGGTGAGGGGGCATTCTCAGGTTGCTTGCGTCAACccccagtgctgctacctctgcaaGGATCCCGGCCGCCCCGCCATTCTGTGCCCGGATAGACCGGTGGTTTCGGAGCTCATGATGTATGGGCATGGGATtgaggggttgggcttcttccacctcgaggTCCCGGACGCCCCTCCTTCGTCGCCCTCCCTTTAGGCGATTGTCACGGTCGTTGATGGGGTGGCGTCCCTAGAGATGATCGAGGCTGAGCTCAACCACCTCTATCGCCACCAGTGGGACTGGGTGGTCACCCCCACAGCCGGTCACATCTTCTccgtcgtcttccccgactccgtcagCTTCGGCTACGCGACGCGTAGTGGCCGGATCACTCTCGCGCTCAACCAGCTGGTTGTCGAGATATCCGAGCCAGTACTCGACGCTCAGGCCGTGGCTGTCCTCGACACTGCCTGGATCCTCATCTCCGGTCTCCCCGATATTGCGCGGTCCGAGCTCGTCATCCGCCAGATGTCTCGCCTcttgggcaaggtggtggtggtcgacgagctctcattgcgcaaggaggaggaggtgcgggTCAAGGTCAAGTGCCTCGACTCCTCCAAGCTGCGCACTTCGGTCCGGGTcttcttcaacgaccagggcttcGACCTCAGGATCGCCCCCGAGCCTCACAACCACGTTGGGCGTCCCCGCTTCCTCGATGTCGGCCCCCTGGTGACAACTCGGGGGCCGGCGGAGACTACCACGGCCGCCACCGCTCTCGTTCTCACCGCTCGGATGAGGAGGGGGCGTCCGAGGACTCCCGCTCCCCATCCCCCTCGCCCTCCCTCCGTCTGCGGGGGGCAAGGGCCGCCAGGCCGCCTCTCGCCCCCTGGTGGATGGCCCGCCGATCTCTGACGTATCGCCATCCGAGGGGAGCGACATCTCTAGTGTGGGCCTGGTGGTTtgcccggcctcctccccgcgctcccCCACCTCGTCCCCGCCACCTGTGCTGGCCTCGGTCGGCCTGCTCGGCGGCCTGCTCTCCGACTCTTCGGCGGTGCCCGCGGGTGGGGGGACGCCTCCTGTGGTTGTCCTCCCCACTCCGGCTTCGCCTCCCCTCGTCGCCGTCTCCTCCCCGCAGACTGACGCTCCTCCGGCCCCGTCGTCTCCACGGGCTCCCTCGGAGGCCTGCTCTCCGGCCCCCAGTGCGCCTCCTCCCCCTCTGGCCGCACCATCACCCCCGGCCCAGATCTTCCTCGGCTGTGCTGGGTCGGGACTGCTGCCCTCCCCTCCGTCGTCTCCTGGGGCGGGGGCGGCCCAGATCATCACGCCTCTAGCGGCCCAGCCCCCCCTCCCCGGTCTGACGCCTACTCCCGTCGCagtcggccggcctcctccccggtGGTGGCCTCCCGCCGGAGTGCTCGGCTGGACGCTGCCCACcctgagggcagcccggcgctgccCATCCCCGAGCGGGCGGAGCTCCGCGCTGCCGCCCGTAACCTGGAGCCAGGTACGCCCTCCATTCCCCCCTCTGCTTCGTCTTGTTCTTTCTCTGCGCTTGAGTCTGTTCCGCTGGGTCATCTCGCCAAAGTGGCCTCCGACTCCGCGATCATTTTCCGAGGGGAAGTTGGCCCCCCTCTCGCCCAGATCGCGGCCATCAGAGCCCATGAGGTTCTCGATGGGAAACTTGCGGAGGCCCGGGCGGCCCTCCTCGTTCCCCCAGCCGCCTCTACGTCTGGGGGATCTTCCTCTCCGCCTCGGCCACAGCCGACGGCCCCTCCTCCCTCGGTGGCCGTGCCGGAGATTCGGGGACGCACCCGCTCCCGCACGGTGGCCCTTCGTGCGCTTAGCGCTCCCTGTGTTCTAGGGTCAAGCAGCCCCCTAATGGCTCCTTAATGCGGgccctcttctggaacatccgcggcttcggccatgatggccgCCGCCGCCAGTTAGTGGAATACATGCGAGATGAGCACATCGACATCGTGGTTGTGCAAGAGACCATGCGTCGCGATTTTGCGCTCCCTGAGCTTGACCGGCTGAGCTCTCACCTCTTTGTGTGGCACTgtctcccttctagtgggagcgcgggccactcgggtggcatccttttaggtgtgaaggatgccacctttgaggtgggcaGCATGGATAGGGGCGAATTCTTCGTCGGCATGGAGCTTTTCGAGAGGTCGCTCAACTTCAAGTGGGAGATCATCATTGTCTATGGACCGGCCGATCATAGTAGGTCGGCCTCCTTCTTGGAGGAGCTCCACCGGAAAATCTCGGCCGCCTTCCTCCCCGTGGTTGTCGGGGGCGACTTCAACCTGCTGCGCGTTGCAGAGGACAAGAACAATGGCAATGTTTGCTTTGCCCGGATGGACATGTTTAACGACTTCATTGCCGACCTCGCCCTCCGGGAGATTGATCGGGTTGGGGCCCATTTTACTTGGACCAACCGACAAGCCTCCCCGACCCTGTCCGTCTTGGACAGGGTCCTAGTTTCCCCGGAATGGGACCTCCGATGCCCCCTAGCCTCTCTTCGCGCCATCACCCGGATTGGTTCCGACCACGTCCCCTTGCTCCTCTCCTCCGCGGATGAGCGTCCGCCGATCCCCCCTCGGTTCCGGTTTGAGACCTTCTGGCTTTCCCAGGCCGGGTTTATCGACGCCGTCTGTGCTCGGTGGATCGAGGCTCGGGCCCACCCCCACCCTCGCCCCCCTTCTGCTATTGACGCGTGGCACTTCTGTGCGAAGCGTGGCCGACAATTTATGAAGGGCTAGGGGGCCAACCTGGGCCGTGACGCCAGGGAGCGTAAGAAGGCGTTGCTCACCGCGATCCAGGCCCTCGACTTTCGGGCTGACGCAGTGGGTCTCTCCCCGGACGAGTGGCTCTCCCGCTATGACCTCGAAGACCAGCTCTCCGTGATTTACACCGATGAGGAAGCCTATTGGCGCCTTCGGGGCGCTCAGCATTGGGTCCTGAAGGGTGACGCAAATACGGCTTACTTCCAGGCGATTGCCAATGGGCGCCGTAGACGCAACACCATTCCCTGCCTTTGGGATGGGGTAACCCTCCTCCAGGACCCCCGGGACATCTGCTCCCATGTCGACGGCTTCTATCGTTCCCTCTTCTCTCCCGCTCCTCGGAGCGGCATCTCCCTCGCCCCTGATTGTTGGGCCGGCGCCCAACTTGTCTCTGACGCAGAGAACGCGTCCCTGACGGCCCCCTTCTCTGAGCAGGAGGTCTGGGAGGCCATCAAGGGTATGAACTCCTCCTCTGCTCCGGGCCCGGACGGTCTTCCGGTCATTttcttccagaccttctggaacgtgattaaaCCAGAGGTCATGGCCATCTTTGATGAATTCTTCGTGGGATCTATTGACCTAGGCCGCCTCAACTTCGGGACCATCTCCCTCATCCCCAAGGTCCCTGGGGCAACTGACATCCGCCAGTTCTGCCCGATTACGGTCATTAACATGATCTTCCGGATCCTGGCcaaggggtacgccaatagggtgaccctgcttgcAGATCGGATTACCCACCCTAACCAATCAGCCTTCATTAAGGGTCGGTACATCCTGGATGGTGTCCTGGTGCTTCATGAGGTTCTTCATGAGGTCCGGGTCAAGCGCTTGAAGGCGGTCTTTCTGAAGATCGATTTTCACAAAGCCTATGATACGGTTAGCTGGTCCTTAGGGAAGTCCTTCTTCGGAAGGGCTTTGACGACCGGTGGATCACGAGAGTCATGCAAATGGTCTCTTGCGGTCGCACGGCGATCAGCATCAACGGCGAGATTGGTCCCTTCTTCCCTACCCTATGTGGGGTGCGccaaggcgaccccttctccccgttcCTCTTCAATATGGTCGTGGACGCTTTGGCCTCCATTCTCGATAAGGCTAAAGCCGCGGGCCACATCCGAGGTATTACCCCCCACCTCTCTGGGGGCTCGGGAATCTCCATCCTCTAGTATGCTGACGACAcgatcatcatggtcgaaggctcggagaTGGACATCaccaacctcaagttcctccttctttgcttccaacagatgtcgggcctcaagatcaacttcgatAAGAGCGATGTTATGGTGATGGGATATTCCCCCGCTGAGTCTGTGGCCACTGCCAACAGACTTAATTGCCGCCTGGGCTCTTTCCCCACTACCTACCTTGGGACGCCCATTAGTGACTCGCACCTCTCTGTCGCAGACCTACGCCCCTCCGTGACCAAGCTCCAGACCAGATGCGAGCCCTGGCAGGGGAGGTGGCTTTCCAAGGCGGCCTGGACTATCCTTATCAACTCctccctctccagcctcctcttgtttcttatgagtttcTACAGCCTCCATGAATCTCTCCATAAGGAGATCGCCAAAATCCAGTCCCGATTCTTCTGGGCTGGCGAGCATGGCAAGCAGAAGTATCACATGGTCAGCTGGCCTGACATCTGCAAGCCCAGGGAGCAGGTTGGATTGGGCATCATGTGCTCTAAATGGATGAATATTGCCCTTCTATCCCGGTGGCTGTGGCGTATCACGCAGGGTCATGGTGGCCTCTGGCTGGACATTATCCGGAATAAGTACCTGCATGGTCAACCCCTTGCCTTCTGCCAGAAATCGGGAGGTTCTCAGTTCTGGCAGTCCCTCGTCCAGCTTCTTCCGGTGCTCCGCATTGGTACCTTTATCTCGGTGGGGTCCGGCCTCTCGACGCTCTTCTGGTTTGATCGCTGGGGCGGCGACTCTCCCTTTGCGGCCCGCTTCCCCACCCTCTTCTCTATCGCTGTCGTCCCCATGATCTCTGTTGATAGGGCCCTTCTTGACTTAGAGCGCCTCACTTTCCGTCGGCCATTTGGGCCGGcggaatccgccgcctggcgtgagtTGCTTGACTGCGTTGCTCTGCATGAGCCGGTGGTGGATGGGGATCAGGATCTTGTGCGCTGGCACCTGGAGCCGTCGGGCCAGTTCTCTACCAAATCGCTATACTTGGCCATTGCCCCCTCCTCCGCTCCTCTCCCCTATCGATGGTGTGGTCCGTCCGCGTCCCCCTGAAGATTCGCATCTTCATGTGGCAGTGGATCCGTGGACGGATCCCGTCCGGTGTGGAGGTCCGCAAGCGTAATGGCCCGGGCACTGGTATCTGCCCCCTCTGTGCTGTTCCCGAGGACTCCAACCACATCTTCTTCGCCTGCGTCTCCGCCCGGTTCCTCTGGAGCTGCTTTCGCGAGATTGTCGGTGGGAGTTGGTGCCACACCAATTTCGCGGCCTTATTTGCTGAACTCCAATTGTCCCCTTCGtcctctcgccacattaggtggctcgaGGTTGGGGTCCTTGCCTGGACGCTTTGGACCGTTCGCAATAAGCTAGTGATCCAGCGTACTTCTCTTCGTCGCGCTACTGATGCTCTCTACAAATTctcgggtttcttgcagctttggcggcctcttagcCGCCCCCTGGGTCGGGACGCCATCTCTGCCTTCATCGCCGATCTCCGCTCGATGGCCGTCCGCctgtcgcccccgccgccgccgcctccgccggagcctGACTAGATCGCCTGCACTGGGCAGgctttgttttttctctttcttctgggcttgttgagctgtgccctcagcagaaccttaaTACTTTGTTGTGGTACttgggtggtgtgtgtgtgtggacctGTTGTGGTTGTATGTCttgtggcggtttgctttatttataaagcggggcgaaagcctttttcggtaaaatgAAATAAAGTTCTTTCCGCCTAGTCCACCATCCCGGTGGTGCGTTTAGTATCGccgatgggcgtgtggaggtgtgtctccggcgtatTTGTCCTAGGTGAATTTGCTCGGATCTAGTCgtagttcgtctacgttcgtgtgtttttaggttggatcctttcgatctatgcTATGCTTCAACGGTGGCGAGTGTTGTACTGCTGCGCTGGTCCTATGGAATCTTAGCACAACGACTTCACgtttgtctactacaacaagttttgcccggctccatcgagggaggggcgatgacaatagcgtgccttcggctcgcttcagtacttgtagtcatcgctaggtggtctatagatctggatgtaatttttattatttttgttgttcgccgtactgccatttttaaagatgaatagattgaaagtttttgcgaaaaaagggatatagtgtgacAATATCTATTCTTTTATCCTGGTTATATAGGGAATTTGTAAGTTTCTTTTTATTTGAACGGGTGAGTGAGTAGTTTTGCGATATCACAATAGTCGAAAGGCCGTTTCGCAAAATCCCCTATCAACTGAAACCCTAGCCGCGACCCGCATCTAATTTGAGCCCAGTTCCACCAGCGACATCTCGCCGGAGAAGCCGCTGACACCTCGACGGAACCGACGCCTTCCACCGCCTACGCGGACCTTACCGTCGCGCAATCCAGGGTTCGATGGCCGCGTCGTCTCCGGCCTCCAGCGGCAAGGCGGCGAGCGACTCCTCCGCTCCTCCTCCGGCCCCTTCCCCCGTGGTATCCAATGGTAATGGAACGCCGCAGAAGCCGCCCCCCGTCGCCGGATTCGACATGCCCAAGCCCAACCTCCGTGGCCTCAACAAGCCCAAGTGCATCCAGTGCGGCAACGTCGCCCGCTCCCGGTAAGGGGACCAGGACTTCTCAAGCTTCTCAGGCAGGATTTGTTTCTCGCGCTGGCGCTTATCTCTGTATCTGTCTGGGTTCGTGAAATTTGTGCATTGGTTGGCTTTTCAGGTGCCCGTTCCAGTGTTGCAAGAGCTGCTGCTACAAAGCTCAGAACCCTTGCCACATTCATGGTATGCCTAATAATGCCACTAACGCTGCTGCTGATAGTAGATTAAATTGCACTTTTTTGTTGTTAGCCACACCGGAGCAGTTTTTTTCGCGAACACACAAAGATTTGCATACCATTTCATTGAGGAGGTGGAGTGGGGGGAGAGAATGGTTCAATACATAGCCAAATATGCCACATGCACATGAGCATTGAGTATATGTGACACGGGGAGCAGCCCTAACGGCCACAAGGCGAGGAAATGGCTACTCCTCGGGGATTATGTTAACCAAAGCAGTGACTCCAGTGCGAGCCCATGAACGCCTCGTCTCTGGTGATCTGAGTTAGACAGGTGAGTGTGGGTTGTTCGGTGTTGCACGTCTTCCACAGCCACCACGCAATGAggatgatgagcagttagctgctttCCAAGTATATGCACAGTCGCTAATTTAGCCCAGCGTGTGGAATAATTTCCCAATGGCGACCTCCTTTTGGTTTTCGTGTGTGTTTGGTTTGGGCCCCAACTAGCCCAACCTGTCATGACCAAAAATTTTGTACTCTAAGTTGTTGCTTGAATTATAGCCATTGTACCTGCCAAGATTTTGGCAAAATTGCTAGGCATCCATTTGGGGTTCGCATAAGTTTGACAACTTGGATTGATTAGTGCTTGGTTTTAAAAGTGAGGCACATAAAGGATTATAGGTACAGACAGCCAAGTCCACGGCATTGAAAGCGCAAGTAGGAAACAAATCGCATCAATTGGAGGGGAGGAGGCCTTCGAAGCTGCGAAGCATGCAGGCAATACACGTGTTGGTAAAATTGGGCATGCACGGCATGGAGCGAGTCTCACGCAAAAAAACTTCAGTTAAATATAGGAGAAAGGTTCAATACATGACAACCAAATATTCCACGTGCACATGAGCATTGAGCATATGTGACACGGGGAGCACCACTAATTGCCACAAGGCGAGGAAATGGCTACCTCATGGGGACCATGTTAACCAAAGCAGTGGCTCCAGCGCGAGCCCACGAACTAGCCTCGTCTCTGTTGATCTGAGTTAGACAGGTGAGTGGGTTATTCAGCGTTGCACGTCTTCCACAGCCACCACACGGTGAggatgatgagcagttagctgctttCCAAGTATATGCTCACTAATTTAGCTCAGCCTGCCTGGAATAGTTTCCCAATGGCGACCTTCTTTTGGTTTTCGGGTGTGTTTGGTTTGAGCCCCAACCAGCTGAACCAAAAATTTGGTAAGTTGTTGTTTGGATTATAGCCATTGTACCTGCCAAGATTTTGGCAAAATTGCTAGGCATCCATTTGGAGTTAGCGTAAGTTTGGCAACTTGGATTGATTAGTGCTTGGTTTCAAAACGTGAGGCACATAAAGGATTATAGGGTCAGCCGGCCAAGTCCACGGCATTGAAAGCGCAAGTAGGAAACAAATCACATCAATTAAGAGGGGAGGAGGCCTCCGAAGCTGCGAAGCATGCAGCCAATACACGTGTTAGTAAAATTGGGTATGCACGGCATCGAGCGAGTCTCATGCAAAACATCTGCAGTTAATTATAGGAGGAAACGACCAAGCAATTTAATCAGGTAAGATGTGCGTGAGCGCGTGGCGCTTTGGATTCAGTTAGCTTTAATTTAGCAGGATAATCTGCCTGCCTTTTTAACAGCACCAAACGTATTCACACTCGCCGGCTTCTCGCGGGCTTTTTCCATGCCCTCTGCGCACCAACAATTGGCGAAAATAGCGCGGGGACGTCCAGGGCGCGATGGGCGAGGTAAAGTTTTGGCCTCAGGTCAAACGGCAGCCAAATCATACGGGGAAGCTAATTTTTGGTGTTATCAGTATAGGTTgtaaaccaaacacacccttagccTCTCTCGTCATTCAGCCACACCTGTTTGATGGTCATAGTTCAGGTTTTGTTCGGATGCTTAGCCAATATGCACCGCATGACTGTATCTTAGCTGGACTAGCTGCTTCTTCACCATTTAGCCTCCCTGTTTGATGGTCATAGTTCACAATTTGTGTGGTTCAGTAGCCAAGTCAGCTCACTCTATCTTAGCTAGGCTAGCTAGCCATTATTAGCCAATTCATCTTTCCTGGGGATGATGTTGTGTTATTTTACACTTGATGGCAATGGGCAACTTCCAAGTGTCCATTCGTTTGGTCAAAAATTGAGGTTATGTTTGGGTCTCTCCCAAACTTGCTAGGAAAGGCGTTTGGTATTAATATCATAATAGAAGTCTCACTTTGCTCAGGTTACTGATCTGGCCTTGCATTAGTATATAGTGGAACCAGAACAGGAGCAATGCCTTTCTTTATCTAATGAAGGATAGAGGAAGAGGACGGTCAAGACGAACAAAGAAAAGTCCTGGCAGGCTTAGTAGTTATTATGGTAGAACACTTGCTTATGTCTGTTGGTATTTTATTTATGGTACTATTTAAATCTGCCTCTCTTCATTTATCTTagtttctactccctctgtaaactaatataagacgttttagatcactAGTGATCTAATAAGACgttttagtttacagagggagtacttctttTACATTGTTTTGGTGCAGCATCATGTCTGCATTAAatatattactacctccgttcctaaatatatgacgTTTTGGCAGTTCAATTTGAACTGCCAAAAcgccatatatttaggaacagaggtagtagtAGTAGTGTATCTTTAAACTCTTTATTTTGGAAAATTGGCACTAATCTTTTCTTACTCCACTTATCACTGCAGTTCTCAAACAGAGCAACACATTGCCAGAGAAGACACCACCAGCTCCTATCCCTTTGTCAGACCAACCATCAACCAATTCACCTTTAACCGGGTAATCTTCAGAAACCCCACTAGTAAAAATTCATCTTTATGCAAGAAAGGGTCCTTATTTCCAATGCTTGCTTGTCATTTCTTGTAGTTCTTCGTCGAGGCTGTCTTCCCTACAAAAGCTTCCCCATCATTTTCTGAATTCCATCCGAACAAGAAAGTCCCTTGCCAAGAAGGTTCTTGGCTATTCCACCCTGTTTGATTATTTATAGTAGTTATACTCTCGTGGTTAATAACTTGCAGTACTTGTGCTGTAGGACATTGCAAGCATAAACAAGTGGAGGTTTATGAAGCTAAAGGAACATATGCAAGGAGATATTGATGTTGAAAATGAAGCATATGATAGGTACACACAGAATATTGGATTGCTGGAGGAAACGTTCTATCTCAAAGAAGATTCTGCTGGTGAACATGAAACTGAAGCAACTTCCTCAGAAGAAATGATGGAAATAATGGTCTCTGAGGCAAAGGTGAGGTTAA
It contains:
- the LOC119337853 gene encoding uncharacterized protein LOC119337853, producing MAASSPASSGKAASDSSAPPPAPSPVVSNGNGTPQKPPPVAGFDMPKPNLRGLNKPKCIQCGNVARSRCPFQCCKSCCYKAQNPCHIHVLKQSNTLPEKTPPAPIPLSDQPSTNSPLTGSSSRLSSLQKLPHHFLNSIRTRKSLAKKDIASINKWRFMKLKEHMQGDIDVENEAYDRYTQNIGLLEETFYLKEDSAGEHETEATSSEEMMEIMVSEAKVRLKSDCANAAGFKERIATVLDQKLKKLQERNSACEEDDNSSDQNLDDHTKPVKLNIKQQTVRNAKTNELLGKLTKAQSEDDLKPCLNIMAQLFGKEIASSSMGTSNKSSNQESTPAVAPSYSFPKLTTRLEVDENMMSKISELSSLSQVVQL